The following are from one region of the Populus trichocarpa isolate Nisqually-1 chromosome 8, P.trichocarpa_v4.1, whole genome shotgun sequence genome:
- the LOC7471489 gene encoding uncharacterized protein LOC7471489 isoform X2: MYICMTCTYVPNFDRDEVSWHFPCSSFWVFNGNYRKTADSRPKLVAGSHEGYSGHVDGKLREAKMNHPKGLTVDDRGNIYVADTMNMAIRKISDAGVTTIAGGKWGRGSHVDGASEDANFSNDFDVVYIGSSCSLLVIDRGNRAIREIQLHFDDCAYQYGSGFPLGIAVLVAAGFFGYMLALLQRRVGMIVSPQNVSMKMSTTGIPYQKPIKSIRPPLIPTEDEQEKHEEGLFGSLGKLFINTGASVMEIFGGIVPSFRKKPVSYQYQNYQQQQYQHQKQLSSWPVQDSFVIPDEDEPPSIESRTPTPRKTYPFMSKDTEKMHQWRQGRSIYSGWDGDLQQQQHQHHHRYQSSTPHTYYEQSYEKTNEIVFGAVQEQDGKYETMVTKPVDYGDPKHYHHNIRSRTNSLHYAKGY; the protein is encoded by the exons ATGTACATCTGCATGACTTGTACCTATGTGCCTAAT TTTGATAGGGATGAAGTTTCTTGGCACTTTCCATGCTcttctttttgggtttttaatgGAAATTACCGGAAAACTGCAGACAGCAGACCTAAGCTGGTTGCTGGATCCCATGAAGGATACTCTGGACACGTGGATGGGAAGTTAAGAGAGGCAAAGATGAACCACCCAAAAGGGCTTACTGTAGATGACAGAGGAAACATTTATGTTGCAGACACCATGAATATGGCAATCAGGAAGATAAGTGATGCAG GGGTTACAACAATTGCTGGAGGGAAATGGGGCCGAGGGAGCCATGTTGATGGGGCAAGTGAAGATGCAaacttttctaatgattttgatgtggtTTACATAGGAAGCAGTTGCTCCCTACTTGTTATAGACAGAGGAAATCGAGCCATCAGGGAGATCCAGCTGCATTTTGATGACTGTGCTTATCAATATGGAAGTGGTTTTCCTCTTG GAATTGCAGTGCTAGTAGCAGCTGGCTTCTTTGGTTACATGCTAGCACTGCTGCAACGTAGGGTGGGAATGATTGTTTCTCCTCAGAAT GTTTCAATGAAAATGAGCACTACAGGAATTCCTTACCAGAAGCCTATCAAATCGATCAGGCCACCTTTAATCCCTACCGAGGATGAACAGGAGAAGCATGAAGAAGGCCTATTTGGATCACTTGGCAAGCTTTTCATCAACACTGGGGCTTCGGTTATGGAAATTTTCGGAGGTATAGTCCCCAGTTTTAGGAAGAAGCCAGTAAGCTATCAATATCAAAACTACCAGCAGCAGCAGTATCAGCATCAGAAGCAATTGTCTTCTTGGCCTGTACAAGACAGCTTTGTGATACCAGATGAAGACGAGCCTCCTTCAATTGAATCCAGAACCCCAACACCAAGGAAAACCTACCCATTCATGTCGAAGGATACGGAGAAGATGCACCAATGGCGGCAAGGTCGTTCCATCTATAGTGGGTGGGATGGTGAtttacagcagcagcagcatcagcATCATCATCGGTATCAATCCTCTACACCACATACTTACTATGAGCAAAGCTATGAGAAAACCAATGAGATTGTATTTGGGGCAGTTCAAGAGCAGGATGGGAAGTATGAAACTATGGTGACAAAGCCCGTTGATTATGGAGATCCAAAACACTACCACCACAACATTCGTTCTCGAACCAATTCTCTCCATTATGCTAAGGGGTATTAA
- the LOC7471487 gene encoding potassium transporter 6 encodes MDLETGISQNHVKRESWKTVLTLAYQSLGVVYGDLSTSPLYVYKSTFADDIQHSETNEEIYGVLSFVFWTLTLIPLLKYVFIVLKADDNGEGGTFALYSLLCRHARVNSLPNCQVADEELYEYKKDAAATCLTPKTTFGSRLKSTLEKHRVLQRFLLLLALIGTCMVIGDGVLTPALSVFSAVSGLELSMSREHHKYVEVPVACIILIGLFALQHYGTHRIGFLFAPVVLMWLLCISAIGIYNIIHWNPHVYQALSPYYMYKFLRKTQRGGWMSLGGILLCITGSEAMFADLGHFSQLSIQIAFTSLVYPSLILAYMGQAAYLSQHHAIDSDYRIGFYVSVPDKLRWPVLVIAILAAVVGSQAIITGTFSIIKQCSALSCFPRVKIVHTSSKIHGQIYIPEINWTLMLLCLAVTVGFRDTKRMGNASGLAVITVMLVTTCLMSLVIVLCWHKNVFFAICFVCFFGTIEALYFSASLIKFLEGAWVPVALSFIFLIVMCVWHYGTLKTYEFDVQNKVSINWLLSLGPSLGIVRVRGIGLIHTELVSGIPAIFSHFVTNLPAFHQVLVFLCIKSVPVPHVRAKERFLIGYIGTREYRLYRCIVRYGYRDVHKDDMEFEKDLVCSIAEFIRSGNHEPNGAKDDLESEDGKMTVVGTCCTHTDGIQLREDDVDNIESAGTSELREIRSPPVIQPRKRVRFRVPDSPKINRGAREELQELVEAREAGIAYILGHSYVRAKQGSSMLKKLVINYGYGFLRRNSRAPASTLSAPHASTLQVGMVYHV; translated from the exons ATGGATCTGGAAACTGGGATTTCTCAAAACCATGTTAAG AGAGAATCATGGAAGACAGTATTAACTTTGGCATATCAAAGTCTAGGAGTTGTGTATGGAGATTTAAGTACTTCGCCGCTATATGTATACAAGAGCACGTTTGCTGACGATATTCAACATTCTGAGACAAATGAAGAGATTTATGGTGTcctgtcttttgttttttggactCTCACTTTGATCCCTTTGTTAAAATACGTGTTTATAGTGCTAAAAGCTGATGATAATGGCGAAGGAGGTACTTTTGCTCTCTACTCCTTGCTCTGTCGGCATGCCCGAGTCAACTCACTCCCCAATTGCCAGGTGGCTGATGAAGAGCTTTACGAGTACAAGAAGGATGCTGCAGCTACTTGTTTGACACCAAAAACTACTTTTGGTTCAAGATTGAAATCTACTCTTGAGAAACACAGGGTTTTGCAGAGGTTCTTACTTTTGCTGGCTTTGATTGGGACTTGTATGGTCATTGGTGATGGTGTCCTAACCCCTGCTCTTTCTG TTTTCTCCGCGGTTTCTGGCCTTGAGCTTTCCATGTCAAGAGAGCATCACAAAT ATGTGGAAGTTCCAGTTGCATGCATCATACTCATTGGCTTGTTTGCCCTTCAGCATTATGGCACCCACAGGATTGGATTCTTGTTTGCACCGGTGGTTCTAATGTGGCTTCTGTGCATCAGTGCCATTGGGATATATAATATCATACACTGGAATCCTCATGTTTATCAAGCTCTATCACCTTATTACATGTACAAGTTTTTGAGGAAAACTCAACGAGGAGGTTGGATGTCCTTGGGCGGGATTTTGTTGTGTATAACAG gCTCAGAAGCTATGTTCGCTGATCTTGGACACTTTTCTCAATTGTCAATCCAG ATAGCTTTCACCTCCTTGGTTTATCCATCCTTGATTCTTGCATATATGGGACAAGCTGCTTACCTATCTCAACATCATGCCATTGATAGTGATTACCGCATTGGATTTTACGTATCTGTTCCGG ATAAATTACGATGGCCAGTTTTAGTTATAGCCATCCTTGCTGCAGTAGTTGGAAGCCAAGCCATCATCACTGGAACATTCTCAATAATCAAACAGTGCTCTGCTCTGAGCTGCTTCCCTAGAGTCAAAATAGTTCACACATCATCCAAAATTCATGGTCAGATCTACATCCCAGAGATAAACTGGACTTTGATGCTGCTGTGCTTGGCTGTTACTGTTGGTTTCAGGGACACAAAACGTATGGGTAATGCCTCAG GTTTGGCCGTTATAACCGTCATGCTGGTTACTACATGCCTGATGTCTCTAGTTATCGTCTTATGCTGGCACAAGAATGTCTTCTTTGCAATATGCTTTGTGTGCTTTTTTGGCACAATTGAAGCTCTTTACTTCTCAGCTTCTCTAATAAAGTTCTTGGAAGGGGCCTGGGTTCCTGTTGCCCTCTCATTCATCTTCCTGATCGTTATGTGTGTGTGGCACTATGGCACACTCAAAACATACGAATTTGATGTCCAAAACAAGGTCTCCATTAATTGGCTACTTAGCTTGGGTCCTAGCCTTGGTATTGTGCGTGTCCGAGGAATTGGCCTCATACACACGGAGCTAGTTTCTGGAATCCCGGCAATCTTCTCCCACTTTGTTACCAACCTTCCAGCGTTCCACCAAGTCCTAGTCTTTCTCTGCATCAAATCTGTCCCTGTTCCACATGTTAGAGCCAAGGAACGGTTTCTAATAGGGTACATTGGCACAAGAGAATACAGGTTGTATAGGTGCATCGTGCGATATGGATATCGTGATGTTCACAAGGATGACATGGAGTTTGAGAAGGATCTTGTATGCAGCATAGCAGAGTTTATACGCTCAGGGAATCATGAACCCAATGGTGCGAAGGATGACTTGGAGAGTGAAGATGGCAAAATGACAGTAGTTGGAACATGCTGTACTCATACAGATGGAATCCAATTGAGGGAGGATGATGTTGACAACATAGAGTCAGCTGGCACCTCAGAGTTGAGGGAGATAAGGTCGCCACCTGTGATTCAACCTAGGAAAAGAGTAAGGTTTAGAGTACCAGACAGCCCGAAGATCAACAGAGGTGCCAGGGAGGAGCTGCAGGAACTTGTGGAAGCTAGAGAAGCTGGGATTGCTTACATACTGGGGCATTCCTATGTGAGGGCCAAACAAGGATCTAGCATGCTGAAGAAGCTTGTAATAAATTATGGGTACGGGTTTTTGAGGCGAAACAGCAGGGCACCTGCCTCTACACTAAGTGCACCTCATGCATCTACTCTGCAGGTGGGGATGGTATACCATGTTTAA
- the LOC7471488 gene encoding uncharacterized protein LOC7471488, which produces MVFCSSTTIVPSSLSCLAQSSLYCLSDFPILVKRTGSSLLSCRQKVVLLRPKRRQLASSIYAGKESKAKVEEQDKGLEWPIIKRWDVPWPWQTISLTSLACGISFILTGLVEATAIPYLGIKIEELSLDEKAEILLLDQSIATAVVLGVLYGILNTFQPLPEDVFRYDLKEPFNLEKGWLLWAGIGLASALLAVALTGVAVSTFSGETPQRETDALVRLLPLIGSSSISTACLIGITGVLAPVLEENVFRGFFMVSLTKWVPTPVSVLISAAVFALAHLTPGEFPQLFVLGTALGFSYAQTRNLLTPITIHAFWNSGVVLILTLLQLQGYDIKELLQAT; this is translated from the exons atggtTTTTTGTTCTTCTACTACAATAGTCCCATCATCATTATCATGCCTTGCTCAATCTTCACTCTACTGTCTATCGGATTTCCCAATTCTAGTCAAACGGACCGGTTCTTCCCTTCTTTCCTGCAGACAGAAAGTAGTTCTGCTGAGGCCAAAGCGACGTCAGTTAGCTTCTTCAATTTATGCTGGAAAGGAATCCAAAGCCAAAGTTGAAGAGCAGGACAAGGGATTGGAATGGCCAATAATCAAGCGATGGGACGTGCCTTGGCCATGGCAAACGATTTCCTTAAcctcacttgcctgtggaataAG CTTTATTCTGACAGGTTTGGTTGAGGCAACGGCCATACCATATTTAGGAATTAAGATTGAAGAGCTAAGTTTAGACGAGAAAGCGGAGATACTGCTTTTGGACCAAAG caTTGCAACTGCCGTTGTGCTTGGAGTTCTTTATGGTATCCTCAACACCTTCCAACCTCTTCCTGAAGATGTGTTTCGCTATG ATCTGAAGGAACCTTTCAATCTAGAAAAAGGATGGCTCTTATGGGCGGGTATTGGTCTTGCTAGTGCTCTGCTTGCTGTTGCATTGACCGGAGTTGCTGTGTCTACTTTCAGTGGTGAGACCCCACAGAGAGAG ACTGATGCTCTTGTTCGACTTCTTCCATTGATTGGATCTTCCAGTATCAG CACCGCTTGCTTGATTGGCATCACTGGTGTCCTTGCTCCAGTTTTGGAGGAGAATGTCTTTCGAGGATTTTTCATGGTGTCTCTGACAAAGTg GGTACCTACACCAGTTTCTGTCCTAATTAGTGCGGCTGTATTCGCATTAGCACATTTAACTCCAGGAGAGTTTCCCCAACTATTTGTGTTAG GGACTGCGCTTGGATTTTCATATGCTCAAACTCGCAACCTTCTAACACCAATCACAATTCATGCTTTCTGGAACTCGGGAGTAGTCCTCATTCTCACCTTGCTTCAG CTCCAAGGATATGATATCAAGGAATTGTTGCAGGCAACCTGA
- the LOC7471489 gene encoding uncharacterized protein LOC7471489 isoform X1: MSEMGKNVLVLCFIMLLFFGGVTSVPTTTSPAKIVGGLFSNVVSALMKWLWSLKATTKTVISGRPMMKFESGYTVETVFDGSKLGIEPYSVQVLPSGELLILDSANSNIYRISASLSLYSRPKLVAGSHEGYSGHVDGKLREAKMNHPKGLTVDDRGNIYVADTMNMAIRKISDAGVTTIAGGKWGRGSHVDGASEDANFSNDFDVVYIGSSCSLLVIDRGNRAIREIQLHFDDCAYQYGSGFPLGIAVLVAAGFFGYMLALLQRRVGMIVSPQNVSMKMSTTGIPYQKPIKSIRPPLIPTEDEQEKHEEGLFGSLGKLFINTGASVMEIFGGIVPSFRKKPVSYQYQNYQQQQYQHQKQLSSWPVQDSFVIPDEDEPPSIESRTPTPRKTYPFMSKDTEKMHQWRQGRSIYSGWDGDLQQQQHQHHHRYQSSTPHTYYEQSYEKTNEIVFGAVQEQDGKYETMVTKPVDYGDPKHYHHNIRSRTNSLHYAKGY, from the exons ATGAGTGAAATGGGGAAGAATGTGCtggttttgtgttttattatgCTCTTGTTTTTTGGAGGTGTCACTTCAGTTCCTACTACTACTTCACCAGCAA AGATTGTTGGTGGGCTTTTCTCAAATGTCGTGTCTGCTCTCATGAAGTGGTTGTGGTCTCTGAAGGCCACCACCAAAACAG TGATCTCTGGTCGTCCAATGATGAAGTTTGAGAGTGGGTATACTGTGGAGACTGTGTTTGATGGAAGCAAGCTTGGGATCGAGCCTTACTCCGTGCAGGTGTTGCCCAGTGGAGAGCTTCTGATTTTGGATTCTGCTAACAGTAACATTTACAGGATATCTGCTTCCTTGTCTCTCT ACAGCAGACCTAAGCTGGTTGCTGGATCCCATGAAGGATACTCTGGACACGTGGATGGGAAGTTAAGAGAGGCAAAGATGAACCACCCAAAAGGGCTTACTGTAGATGACAGAGGAAACATTTATGTTGCAGACACCATGAATATGGCAATCAGGAAGATAAGTGATGCAG GGGTTACAACAATTGCTGGAGGGAAATGGGGCCGAGGGAGCCATGTTGATGGGGCAAGTGAAGATGCAaacttttctaatgattttgatgtggtTTACATAGGAAGCAGTTGCTCCCTACTTGTTATAGACAGAGGAAATCGAGCCATCAGGGAGATCCAGCTGCATTTTGATGACTGTGCTTATCAATATGGAAGTGGTTTTCCTCTTG GAATTGCAGTGCTAGTAGCAGCTGGCTTCTTTGGTTACATGCTAGCACTGCTGCAACGTAGGGTGGGAATGATTGTTTCTCCTCAGAAT GTTTCAATGAAAATGAGCACTACAGGAATTCCTTACCAGAAGCCTATCAAATCGATCAGGCCACCTTTAATCCCTACCGAGGATGAACAGGAGAAGCATGAAGAAGGCCTATTTGGATCACTTGGCAAGCTTTTCATCAACACTGGGGCTTCGGTTATGGAAATTTTCGGAGGTATAGTCCCCAGTTTTAGGAAGAAGCCAGTAAGCTATCAATATCAAAACTACCAGCAGCAGCAGTATCAGCATCAGAAGCAATTGTCTTCTTGGCCTGTACAAGACAGCTTTGTGATACCAGATGAAGACGAGCCTCCTTCAATTGAATCCAGAACCCCAACACCAAGGAAAACCTACCCATTCATGTCGAAGGATACGGAGAAGATGCACCAATGGCGGCAAGGTCGTTCCATCTATAGTGGGTGGGATGGTGAtttacagcagcagcagcatcagcATCATCATCGGTATCAATCCTCTACACCACATACTTACTATGAGCAAAGCTATGAGAAAACCAATGAGATTGTATTTGGGGCAGTTCAAGAGCAGGATGGGAAGTATGAAACTATGGTGACAAAGCCCGTTGATTATGGAGATCCAAAACACTACCACCACAACATTCGTTCTCGAACCAATTCTCTCCATTATGCTAAGGGGTATTAA
- the LOC7471485 gene encoding spermidine synthase 1 → MAEESFVGDLPVKRPREDEENGAFAATEAMETETNSSDYISSVIPGWFSEISPMWPGEAHSLKVEKILFQGKSDYQNVMVFQSSTYGKVLVLDGVIQLTERDECAYQEMITHLPLCSIVNPKKVLVIGGGDGGVLREVARHSSVEQIDICEIDKMVVDVSKKFFPDVAIGYEDPRVTLRVGDGVAFLKAVPEGTYDAIIVDSSDPIGPAQELFEKPFFESVAKALRPGGVVSTQAESIWLHMNIIEDIVANCRQIFKGSVNYAWTTVPTYPSGMIGFMLCSTEGPPVDFKHPVNPIDVDDSQRKSKPLKFYNSELHTAAFCLPSFAKKVIDSGAE, encoded by the exons atggctgaagagagttttgttGGAGATTTGCCAGTGAAGAGGCCAAGAGAAGATGAAGAGAACGGGGCCTTTGCTGCCACTGAAGCCATGGAGACAGAGACCAACAGTAGCGATTATATTTCCTCTGTTATTCCTGGCTGGTTCTCTGAGATTAGCCCAATGTGGCCTG GAGAAGCACATTCCTTGAAAGTAGAGAAGATCTTATTTCAAGGGAAGTCTGACTATCAGAATGTCATGGTCTTTCAG TCATCAACGTATGGAAAGGTTCTAGTTTTAGATGGGGTGATTCAGCTAACAGAGAGGGATGAATGTGCATATCAAGAAATGATCACTCACCTTCCTCTTTGCTCAATTGTAAACCCAAAGAAG gTTTTGGTTATTGGTGGAGGAGATGGTGGGGTCCTACGGGAAGTGGCTCGGCACTCTTCTGTTGAGCAGATTGACATATGTGAAATAGATAAGATGGTTGTTGAT gtttctaaaaaattcttCCCTGACGTAGCAATCGGGTATGAGGATCCCCGAGTGACTCTCCGTGTCGGTGATG GAGTTGCATTCTTAAAGGCTGTTCCTGAAGGTACTTATGATGCAATCATAGTAGATTCTTCCGACCCAATAG GTCCTGCTCAAGAGCTTTTTGAGAAGCCCTTTTTTGAGTCAGTAGCAAAGGCTCTCCGTCCAGGAGGAGTTGTGAGCACACAGGCAGAAAGTATATGGCTTCACATGAACATCATTGAGGATATTGTGGCAAACTGCCGTCAGATCTTCAAAGGCTCTGTCAACTATGCTTGGACTACTGTTCCTACTTACCCAAG cGGGATGATTGGTTTCATGCTTTGCTCTACCGAGGGACCCCCTGTTGATTTCAAGCATCCAGTTAATCCTATAGATGTCGATGATagtcaaagaaaatcaaaaccttTGAAATTCTACAACTCAGAG TTGCATACAGCGGCTTTCTGTTTGCCTTCTTTTGCAAAGAAAGTGATTGATTCAGGGGCTGAATGA